gccttgttgccTCCCCCTGCCATTGAAAGTCAGGTTGTAAAAATGTTaggtgaacatgatatgacacgttTATTAATGTCAATATAATCCGTACGTATGGTCGTATCTTTGGTTTGCTAAGTGCTAAATGCAGCCATGCATCATTGTGACTTTGTGGCCAAACAAAACAGCGAGTCCAGTTGTTTacgtgtgaggatgtgttggtttGACAGCGCTCCGTTGTATGATTGATGTATACATTAtacaatacatgaaaatattCCAGCTGTTGTCAGCTTGTGCTACATCATCAGCTGACCTCACAgagttgtttttctcacagtgaCCAGTGGACTGAACTTGCAGACAGAGTCAGTGTGGTCCACCGAGTGACTGATGCTGCCCTCCTACCTTTCGGTCCGGAGTGGTCGGCTGTAACCGTCCCCCACTAATTGGTCGTCTGGATGACAGAAGGGATCCTTCAAAGAAGCATCCATCATGTCCTTCAGGAGCCGCAGAGAGCAGACGGCACCGTCACGACTCCGGCCGAGTGTTTGTCTTCAAgctgaaggagaaaagagaggagctACTAACGTGGACACGGGTTTCACAATCCGTCCTGACAGTACAGCTGTGAAGAACCTCAAACTGACACGCACAGACGACACTTCAACGTTTAAACTTAGAATTACTACTAAGATTTTGAAGCTAAAGCAAAATATGACGCCACACGTCGACGTGGTTGACCAACAGCAAACTCTTTTGACGGTGCTGAACTTTAAAGGAACAGGGGAAGCTAAAATATCTCAAGTAAATGCTCCACTAAAGAGTCAGTGGTTTGAATATTAACACCTTTAATCCTCAAAAGAAACAACTGCTGATACCTGTAGAAATATTGCTGATTTTTATCGAATTTTTAGTCCTGGcacaacattaattatgatgttaaATATCTGGCTCACTCTTAATACTcttattttacaaatgtaataatctcatgcagtattttttttgttttttttttatgtctctgtgaAAGGAAACTCTCCCTTCAAAGTGAATCCTGGGTTGTGACACCACTCAGTCGTTCTTCGAGACGTCTGTTGACGACGAGCACTTGAACCTCGTATGCGCTTCACTGTTATGAAGTACTCGACAGCTTGAAAGGATCACTCCAAACAGTTAAGGAGGCAGAATGGATGTTCTTAACCTCCCGCAGCTCTTAAAGGCATCTCGAGCGACtacgcacacccacacacacacacagaggctgacattttaacacaagCTGCTCAAAACTGTCGAGGCGAGTGCTTCAAAAATGTGTCGATCCTTTTGTGCATCTGCGGCAGTTTTATATACAGATCCGACGTGTAGGTGAACGTCGTgcagaaaacaggaagtaatCAGAGCTAAAAGTAGCAACGACAGTTTTGGAttaatgttgctgctgcagcttgaACTCATTCTAACTGCTGGATATATCACAATCGATAGAACCATCAGGAGTTTTGTAGTTTTCAGCTCCGTGACGATGCATTTTACTGCTAATCTGAGAGGGATATTAAAAGTTagacttaaaggaacagttcaccaaaatgtaaaaattcagttgtcatctcctcctcctgatgatataaagtcctcctctcctccaaacaaattgaaacagtaaaagttgtgttgtccttgtcCTCAAGAGGTACAGAATCTAACCATGCAGGTGTAACTTAGTGATTTGaatgtttctctgtgatttgtgtgaactaaccctttaaaaataaaacaataaaatggcCGACTTcgtaatgttttgtttctcaaaacgtccatatttgcattttaagagTTGATACTGAAGTGTGTAACTGTAAAACATCCTCCTCTTGTCATCTTTCTGTCCTTGTAAGAGGAAATTCTGGCATTCCTGCACTTGAACGCATCATCTCACAGCCGCTGTAAAGGGAAATCATCACTGCTGGATGTTTTACAGACTGTTTATGTCGTCCTGTATGAGATATATGTGCTACAGCCCGTCACCGCCGCCTCACGCTATAAATCCCCTCGAGAGCCAATCACGGCGAAGCCTTTTTCACATTTAGCCGTAACGCAAGGCGTCACGAAGATGGAGCGCCGGAGCGAAGATGGAGCCGACGAGATATGAGCTCTGAGACCATCCCTCAAAACAGCGCTGTCCATCTCCACTCCTGAAAAACGTGAAACTCTGAGGGGAAATCATGTGTTTGCGCTCCGCTGCTGCaactttcctcctcctccttctcctccttctcccatCCTCCCATCTGGCCCTCTCTCTCAGCACACTCCGTTAGCTTCAAAGACCCCTCGCCTTCCCAGAAATCACTTAAGAGGGTTGTTTCAGATTGCAAaaagcttttctctgtttcaaacAATGCACCAGAGCGGGGCCTTGCTTCCCCTTTGACGACGGCACATTGTGTGGGCTCGATCTCGAAGTGAGCGAACAGTCGTCGGGCCTGTTGCGAGACCCTGAAATCACACATCAAACTCCCACAATCCCTCTTGACGGAAACATACACTCCACATCCCGGTATTTACCTCCCCTGCAGCCAGGAAAGCCATTACTGCCGCTGCTCTCTGTCATTACATGTTTCATTTGGAACGACGTCAGTGAGATTGGTTTCATTACCTGCTTTCAAAAGGCTGCTGAACACGGCATAAACTCTAATGGGCCGGTCCAACAACATTCATTATGTATTCAATACATTTGTGTACTCTTTTTACCCTCTGGGAGCGACGAGACATATTATTGAATCAATAATGTGCTCACAGTCGCCTTGATGAGAAATATCAGGACACAAATAATGTAGTTATTTTGTGACTATTAATTCaatacagtgtgttttcatgttttcgcTGACACAATCAGAAAAACGGCTGCTTGTGAGTCgacagccatgctagcagctcttttagctaaatgctaacatcacaacaaagcccccaggaagagcgccACGCAAGTAGAAAAGCCACATGATTCaattattgtatttcttttcaaGTTAGCCAGatgctaaaccagaagttagccagGTCAGTGGGTAGAAGTCTGTAAATGTGCTCTGTGGGCTGCACAACACGGAagaagaggattttttttggcGATGAGCAACTTTCATAGGAATAAATGAGGCTCCATCTCCAACGCTGTATCCAGGTTTTAATGTAATTCCTCAGTCGACAGCCATGCCAGCAGCTCgtttagctaaatgctaacatcacaATGCTGCCTCTGTGCTCgacaaaatgtataaatcttATTTGattatcttgttttgttcttaatAAATTGTCTGTGAGCAGTCTTTTATGGCTCAATTTGTTAAGAGACTCTTAAATAGAACAATTTACTTGTGAAACATGCGACATTAGGAAGAAACATACCATCaaatttacagatttttttgtgtgtgtgatctatTCAGTGGTAAACCTGCTCTCTGCAATGTATCCTTTaactttcttctcttctttcagtTGTTATACGACATAGATATTTTGGGTTGTAGGGTGATTTTATATCATAGACTTAAATGCAGCCGTCACCACCATCTGGAACCAAAGCTTTACTTCAGGTATTTAAAAAGAGTATCTTCAGTTTTCAAGGTTTATGCAACAAGGAAAAAAGATAATTTTGGATCAAGACAAAGAGTCAGTGAACAGGAACAATGATGAAGAACATGTAGATTTAAAACTGAGATGAAACTGACCCGCTGATCATTTGATGTGGATTATGTAGTTTCTACTAATCAGAAGTATTTATCTCTTCTAAATGTTCCTCAGCTTCATTATGAGCCCCAGCTTGTAGTTTACAGGCCACTCTCATCCAAAGGTCACCGGTTTGATTCCCCCCTGGAGAGCACCTTCACACCACCAGAGACTCGATGATAAACAGCCACCTTAACACCCACCGAGAGTCAGTCGAGATAAGACCGTTGGTTTAAAGGTCTTATGCAAATAAGCTATCACAGCGGCGTGTTAAATGAATTAGAGATGGAAACTGTCGGATGTTCACCTCAGACGGCGCCGCAGCAAAATAAAGATGACAGTTTCTTTATCTCAtctccaaacaaaaaaaaaaagtttcatagTCTGTATTGACATTTGTATGAAACAATCAAATTCTGATTCATCTGgaaaatgttatataatgtaTTGTTATGAATCattgtgtgtgaaataaatcaaataaaagctgATGTTTGTCTGGTTATCAGCTGATTGATTGTGCAGTTTATGTACAGATGGATCCATCTAGTGGACAAACACAACTACTACATATTTCTCCACAATCATTGAAAGGAAAAGCAGTTTTTAAAGCAAGACAACAACCAGAAGTAGcgtaaatgtgtttatttcaatgTTAATAAATAGTGAACATAGTgatttattgtattatatttaaattgatttaggtggaaataatttaaattaagtgcatcatttcttttttttttttaaaaaagtgtttttcactttgttgaatTGTGCTCGTGTGCAAAATCAGCATCTTGTGTCTTTTCTTCGTGTtcctgcaaagaaaagaaaaacaaacattacacaaTAGATTAAGAGAAATTAAGACAACATGCAACTCAATCATATAATCAGAAttcatcatgacatgtactTTTTATCCGACCAACTTTTAGGCTGAACCAAAATGTTCAAATCCAAACATTTAACTTTCCTACGCAGGTTCTGTTCACCCAGTTGTGTCAGTAATGATGTTACATGATGGCATTTCAATATGTGTGAAGAGGTTGTTGATCTTTAATAGTTTTCCCTCAAATTTCCTGTACAAATCCAAAGAGGCTGCACTTGCTAAAGAGACATTGTTTTGTTCTAGTCAGCCAAgtttttggttcagtttttggattgtgcacctttaattctCTGGAGGGCAGAAGCTGGATATTTAAAACACTCGATGTTGACTGAGATGCAGCTTACCTactaatttgtgttaaaatcCAGAAGTCTTTGTCTTTAATCTGTGGCCCCACAGGTAAATTAGGTCACCAAACTTGTGTTTATGAAAAGCATCAAATGCCTATCAAACTACGCATTTAAGACGTGTTAATTGTACATAAACATATGCTTGATGAAGGGGTTTCTACCCAGAAGTTACTGTAGAACAGTACAGTTAATATTCTATCAGatattttctgcatttgaaGGTCTTTTGTCTTTAACGTTTGATTTATCCAACTTCTGTTGTTGAGCTGAAGTTAACACAACAAACCTTGTGATTGTGGTTGTGATCTCTTGTGTTTATTAAAGTGTTGTGATCTGGCTTCATTCTTGTAGCCGTCGACGTCGAGGTTCGTCATCGCTGCCTTCTGCGACTTCTCTGCTGGATGATACGTTTTGCAGTTACAAAGAAAGGCAGAGTTTTTGAACGGCATGCGACGGTGGTAATTCTAATTTGCTCACCTGTTTGCCACCTCTGCATCTGGTAAGTCTGATCCACGTGTGTCCATTTGTCCTGGAGGGAAACCGGCAAGTCGCAGTTCTCGTCCATTTGTCGGATGGCGTTGCCGTGGGGACAGTGGCGCAGCCTCTCCCAGGCAGCCGACTGATGCAGCGGCTCGTTACACCCACAGTTCTTTTCCTTCAGCTTCGGGTACATCACTGCAGGATGCGTGTCCACGTTCTGCTTGGACGCCAGAGGCCTCTTGAGATCGTTGCTCTTCCTCAGATCATCAGCTGCCCTCCATTTTGTGCGGCATGAGCCGTTTTCAGAGGACTCTCCTTCAGTGTCGTGTCCAAGATGGCGGCCACGGGCATCAACCCTCGCAGCTTTTCTCATCAGATGTTTTCCAGTTGTGGAGTGAGATTTACAGGCTTCGCATGTAGGCAAGAGTGCGTCATTCCTCTGTTGGAAAGGAACTTTTCTCTGTAGGTTCCGACCATCGAGTCCTGGGCTGGCAGGCGTGCAGAGCCTTCGCTTCGCCAGACATCTGGTGCAAAGACGCTCCCTCTTGGACACGTAAGGATTGAACACATTCTCATTGAAGTTTCTGCTAATGCAGCATTCATGGTCTGAGAGGCTTCTCCGGTCCACCTTGCCTTTGGGTTTGTACCTCTCTTTGGGCTTGCGAACAGGTGGTTGTTCTTTGTACTCCAGGtcaagttttcttcttctggaaGGCACATCCAAACCACGGTTGCCCGGAGGTCTGTTCTGCTTCTTGGGAGTTGGCGGCAACTTGCTACAGTAGTAGACGGTGTCAAAGTCTGCAAGCCAGCTGGTTGAAGGGAGGTACGCAGGGAGGGATTCAAAGGAAGTATCTTGGTGATCCTGGAGAGTTTGTTCTCGTCTAGGTTGCTTCGCCTTAAGAGGGGAGTAATCCGACAGCAGCAAATACGGTGCATGTTCcacttctgctgtgtgtgaagtTTCCTCTGCAACTGCACACATTTCATCCTCTAGGCCCTCCATTGTTGGGACGGCATCCTCCAGTTCATCTGCCGTCAGAGAAGGCATCTCAATCATGGGTACGACCTCGTCTGTTGGAGGTTTCTCTATGACCGTCAGCACATCTGCTGAGGGCACTTCAGCTTCTTCATCATGAGACTCCGTTTGGTCATTTTGCAACAGCGATTCAGGGGAGGGAATCAAAGTGTCCTCCATCGACCAGACTGTGGACTCCATCTTCCTCAGCTCATCCAGGTACTTTGGGTCATAGGGCATGTGGACGGCTCTGAACTGAAAATTCTTGGGCGTCAGATCTTTCTCACCGCTCATCTCCTGAGCCTCGCCATGAGCTGGAGCTGCTTCTCGGTTGTCCGTCTGGTTTTTCGACTCCTCCAGGGCAGGGATCGCCTCGCTGCTGCTGGGCGTCCCTACTAACAGGATGTCAGGACAGGACTGGAGCGAGTGCTCAGACTCGTCTGCTGGAAGGCACAGTCCTTTATCCTGCAGGACACCACCCTGGAGGATGGAGCTACATTGGACCATATCCTGGGAAAAGCCATGGGAAACTTCTGCAGTCTCGTGAGAGTGCAGGACTTGTAGTCCTCCTGGTGTAGTGCAGCATTCAATCCTGACTTCCTCTGTCTGGATCACGAAGTTGCCCTTTGGTGTCAtcctggtggtgctggtggaagGGGGCACCACATCCTTCACCTCCAGAGAATGATCCAACTTCCGCAATACCAAGGCTGGAGAGAGCGGCTGACTGGTGGGGACACCGGGGCTGCCACGGGAGGCCTCAACTTTGCTGGAACTTGGAGTGCTAGTCCTCTGTGTCGCAGAAAGTGGTTCAGTTTGAACCTCAGAGCTGGTCATTTCTCTCGTCTGGCTGTTGTGCTGGTAGCGGAACCTGCGGGAGTGGTAGGCCATCGTCTGGTAGTACTGAGGGTTGAGCATGCGCCTGTAGTCCATCAGATGGAGGTGGGTGTGGGGTATGACAAAGCCAGGTGGCTCCATGTATGGATTTGGCTGATAGTTGGGCATCATTGGCATGCCATAACctttaaaaaaggagaagaaagaagtcAAGAGTAGTTTCTAAATTGTAATTTCAAATCAAAGCCCAtcttaaaaatcacattaaactAGAGTTCTCCTCCCTACAAACCACTAGATACCACAGGTGCTGGTTCGGAGCCAGTGTCTCCTCTGGAACTAGTTATTTGCTGGTTGGATGCCAATGTTGGCATGCAAAGCCCAGAGTAACACTTGTCAAGAGTCGATGTAGTCTGCCGCAGTTGTTCTGAGCAATGCTTAAAATTGACTGAACCCAAAAAGGCACAAGCTCTTCGCTCTAGTGTTTCATGTTAAGGTGGTATagtccaagtctccagaagcctaGAGGTCCAAAATTGATTTGCAAAGACTATGTgccccatctgaagtgggtgtaTGAGTGCAATCGCATGTTGAGGGTGAAATTAGTGTCATATTTTGGATCTCGGAGCTTCTGGAGAGTTGGATTCAGTACCAACTACTTTACAGAACCTCTTGAACAGttgatgaaaaactgaaaatgcagaAACTACGTTAACATTTAGTTCTACAGGAGGACGTCGCAGCATTAAACTTatctgtgaataaaaaacacagagagcagtgaTTGTTGCTAAATAACGTTCCTGCCCTGAATCCATTAGTTGAaccaaacagaggaggagatttTCTAGACTTACCTAAACCAGGGTAGTTGTAGTACGGGTTGTAGGACACGGGCATTGGCATCGGCACGGGCCATTGCATACTCTGCATGGGCATGTATGGCTGCAAGGGCTGTATGTAGAAGAAAGgtttgtggtgctgctgctgctggggctgCTCCTCAGGACGTGCAGCTCCTGGAGGTCCAGTTCCCTGGGCCTGCTGAGCTCCATGTGGTGGGTTTGGACTTCGAGGGCCCAGACCAAAAGAATGCTGCATGGTAGATCCCTCCATTTTTGACAAAGAAGTAACTGTTTGGTTCTTTCTTGCAAGATTTCAAACAGGTGTACTCACATGTCTAAAGAAGATATCCACTGACAATCGCTTTCAGGGAATTTGTCAATTTGAAATTAAAGGCGGGGACTCATGatggtgatatgctgctctgattggctggataTTTTTGGTTCCAGGTGGGAGTTTAATGGCCTAATTTCAAATccaatgaaaaatgtttgtttccaacTGATTCCCTCCCTACTCACGGTGCATTCAAGCTCTGTCGGAAATATTGGAAAGAAGCTTAAGCAACCTGGGAAATAAATGAACCTCTCAAGTTGGAGGGCAACTTGGAAAGTCTGAGAAAATGCTGATACACAAGTTGACATGACATGATGCTGAAATATGGTGGACGAAAGTAAAAGTCGGGTTGATGGTAAGAAACTTAAGTCATGTATCCTTTACTTCATCACTCACatactggaaacagctgtcaacatGTTGTTTAAACGCTCTTCAAAACAGCATCTTTCTGGCGTCACACAGTCCGACATGACACTCATGAACACACCAGAATCAAGTTAACCTCTTCCAAACTTGAGAAATGGGTCCGTCTGATCAGaatgtgaatgcagcatcacCTGAAGGAAGgcaaacaaaagggaaaaagcaGAAGCGGTGTCTTGAAGGTCGAGGCTTATTGGCTTTAATTAAGAACGACGGTCCTGCAGCTTGTTGGATTCATTAGCACAGGTTGCAGATTTTGTGTCTCAGTGGCACATCCTTGCATTTTTAGCATCTTTGTGAATTACTGGTGGAGGTACAAACATATTCAGATGCATGTTTGACCCCCAAAGAGCCAATTATGAGGTTAGATGGTGGTTGTTTGGTAGCCTGGAGCTGTATTTATGAAGAATAAACACTCTGTGAGACCAATTTGTTGACTGGACCAGTAGATTTTAAATCAGCGCCGCAGTGTTTGGATACTGGTCAGTGAGCCTTCAGGACAAAACATCCCCGACACGAGGTTTTTAGTCTTAGAGTTAAAATCCTTCAGATCTAGTTTTGTTTGCAAGATGAGCACATTTTGCTTTAAGTATCAGTCAGTGAAGAGCATTTTTCCttgtaaagctgctgttttcacagtaaTCTGATCAAATCTCTTTACGTTTGAGaattctgcattcaaatgtctaaaaaaaaggGACTTTTCCAATGACGTTCCTGCAGctgtaacttccaggagagaatCAGAGATTGAAACCAAAATGTAATTcgaataaaaactataaaacttTACCTCGTCTGAGTCACGTCCGATAGATTTCCATCAGCAGTCGTGGTTGTTTAAAGTGTTAAAGTGTGTTGTCCCcaaaacagccagattactgtATAGCATCAACCTCGGCAttcagcagagactctggttctggttctctgtaacgttacgttcatgaagtaaagtccatttcccctccagctccagtcagcagtcaacattacagaacagaaacacccGACAATGGAGGTCagctccggatcactgctgcagtcaggctgatcaacaggagtgaagcGAAATCACCTTTTTGTTTCCAGAAGTTAAAAAGTCATTCCTGAGCCCTCCTCCGGTCGGTAAacggatcagagcagaatctgatgtgagtCCAGTTTTTATTCCTCCAGACGATCAGAATGAAGTCTTGAATTCAGTATTTGATCAGAGGGAATCAACACTATTGGCATTTTCTGCtcataaaagtacatttaaaaaagtaaccCTCCCAAACCAGCTGGTCAATGATAAGTTAACgacaaacacagtttaaataatgacaacattttattggacTGGCCCCAAACAGTGACACCATCATCTGTAACACAACCTCTCAGCCCAGTTTGTGAAAttcataaatcattcatttgtgtcactgcgtaaattttatacatatttttatatattttttccccagTTTCCTCTAAACATAAAGaggttttctctctgtgcagtgCATTTCACCTGGTGCTCTCAATATTACTTATGGTCCTGGAACAATTACACCCTTGAGGGGgacctgaggaggaaaaacacaaacattacaacatATTTTTCCTACCGGgacagaagtgtgtgttcatgtgtgtgtttcacctaCAGTTCAACACACTTTATTCAACAAGTCAATCTGGTGGGACGTCAACATCTTGGTTCTCCTCTCATCATAGagcctgacagagagacacatttttaaggaaaatgtgACAGACCGGTCGAAGTTAACGGTGTTGTGATCGGACATTAACCTCTCTCCCACTGAACTGGTGGTGgctcatcctcatcctcatctttcGGCCTGTGGTACATCACCTTCCTCTGAGAGCTCATCTCTGTCCAGAAGGTGTGAGGATGAATAAATATCAAGAAGGCAAAGAGGAAGTAGTAAAGCTTTAGACTGATATTCAAAAAGACATGCAAGTGTTTAAATTGAACCTTGTCGTAGCGGAGCGGCTGCTTGTCGTCTCCTGGGAATCACGTCACCGTCGCCCCACCTGCTCTGATCCGACGCGGTCACATCTTCTCTGCAGAGTCTGTCTGCAAATGAGTTCCCACATTCAGCACATTATTCCCAACTACAGCTGTGTATAAACAAAAAGATGTGTAACCATAGGCTCTGCATTTGTAACACCAGAACAACATGTGCAAATCTAAGAAACAAACTTCCACACAACCATTTCATGAGCCTGGTGTGTAGCAGAGCAACAAATAAATGTCTGCACGCTTTTTAACTTGCAAAAAGATCCACCTATTTTTGACATGTGGTTACTAGACTCAGACTGATGAACGTCTCAAAGTGtctcaaataaatgtacttttgcAAAGACGACAGTGTAATTGTAactcttggaaaaaaaagggttttaaaaacaaaaaacaatcttcGTCCAGACGAACGTTTTAGCACCAAGACAGGCAAGAAAACGTATCTGGATGATGCTacttttattcaaaaatgatGTAAGCAGCCATTTTTATTCTCCATTATACTTATATGGCATATAGTGGGCATGTCCATGAAAAGGAGGGTCACGGTCAcccactgaagacattttaattcagaTATCTTGAGATGAGAGGTCATGGGATCACTTTGAAAATGGGCACGCCAGTTTTTCCCTCGCCATAATTAGCCATACTCTGACATCTGGTGTGGGAACAAGACTTACCCTGACACGTTCTGCACTGCAGCTCACCGCTCATCCCGTCTCCAccgtctcctcctccgtcagctgCCTCCTTCTTACAAACATCACGACCTTCCTCCTTGCTGACAGGTTCCAGCTGATCTTTGTACTGGCCTCTCTTGTACCAGGGTTTTCCCGCATGTCTCGGTGGGAAAGATTGAGGCTTCCTGGGTGCAGAGTGCTTCTTGACGACCACCCTGATCGGCTGCTCACACCCTCGTCCGTACCTGCCGTCGTCCTCGGAGTCTCCGGCTTCGTCCCTGTACATCTTGGAGCTGTGGACTTTGCTCCTTCCGGACCCTTTTGGGAGGTTCTTCCCACAGCAGGCGCACGTGAACTTCTTTGACCCCGGCAGCCGAACGTCCTCCACTTCCCCGGCAGCGTGAGGAGATCCGCTCACAACCTCTGGCAGTCTCCGGCCTGCGTACACGTGTTTAGGGAACAGATCTGCGTCGTCCAGATCTGTGGAGAACATCTCGTCTCTGGAGGACAGCTCGTCCAGAGATGGACTGAGGACGCTCAGCCGCTCGTGGGTGGAGTGCATGGAGAGGTAGTTGTAGTAGTAGGGAGCAGAGGCGTTGGTGGGGGAGGACATGTTGGCTGCAGCACCTCCAGGACACAAGCCGCCATCGAAGGGCAGCTTGAGGATCTTGAAGTTTCGATCGGATTTCTGTTCGGTCTTTTTATCTGCGGTCGGCGGTAGATTGGAAGACGGTAGGAGCTTTTCGGCGCCACATTTGGGAACGCTCGGATTGGTCACGGAGGTATCTGACTGGATATCCGTGACCTCTCCCTTCTCAAGAGGGAGGAGGTCTTCCTGTTCGCACTCATGAACGGAGGAACTATCGAGGGGCAGCTCCTCTTCCAATCCTCCTGACCAGCGTCCAGGGGTGCTCAGGGCGTCCAGGCTCCTCTGGCTGGACTCGGCGTCGTACACCGCCAACGTGGAGTCACTGAAGGTCACGGCTGGAGACTCCGAGTGGACATCAGGCACTGAAGGCAGGACGTGACCCTGCtcctcactcttcctctcctcatccgGAGAAAACATCCCCGAGGACTGCGAGGCGACTCCCGAGTCCAGCTCTCTGTCGCTGCCTCGGATTTTGTCCAAGCACTCGATGAGTTTGGTGATGGCGTCGCTCGGGTCGGTCTGAGCCTCAGAACAGGCCGTTTCCCGCCTCCCTTGAGGCTGCGGGTGATAACACTGGCGAGGCACGTCGCTCCAGGTCGGGGCGTGGAAGCGAGGCTCGAACATCCGCCTGTGATCCATCGGATAGATCGGGGCGTGCGGGAAGACAAAGCCGGGGTACTGCATGTACTGGTATGGGTGCGGGATGCAGGGACGACCAAAATTAAAAcctgcaaagcaaaaaaaaacaaaaaaaacacacatgataaGATTTCACGCAATCAATAACAAAGCAAAGAGCGGTTTTAAAAAGCTCGATACCTCCAGGAAGACCGTAGTGACTGTACGGGTTGCTCAGCGGCCACTGCTGGTACATGAAGTAAGGTTGAGACGGAGGCTGGACGTAGAAAAACGGTCGGGGGTGTTGCGGTCGCTGCTGTCCGCTGCCGAATGCGTGAGGTGGTTTGCCGCCGTCTGCAGGAAGCAGCAGTttaaaaagcacaggtgttttTAGCCGTTAAAGCTGGAATGCAAACTTAAAAGGTTATGGTTTATTGCCCGCCAACTGGTATTTCGAACCCTCACCAGTGAcgagagaaacaggaaatagaGCTCAAAGAGTTGTTAAGCTTTTACTTTTCTGCTAACATTGGAAAAATCAAGTTATTTGCAGgatttttcacttgtttaagagtgaaaaacattaacatatcTCAAATATTCAGCTGGTTGATGTTAACAAAAGCATCACACAGCTGTGAATGTGAATTCAGGGAAATCTTACCGTCCATTTTGTGTCTCGTGCTTTTTGCTCAACCTGTCGGAAATAAAACACCTCAGAGGgaccaacacaaacaaataaacatcagtTCTTGGATAAACAGAAGTAGAGACGCTTCACTCTCAGGTCCTCCTGACGCTCTACTAACAAAAGGCCAAACATCTC
This is a stretch of genomic DNA from Acanthopagrus latus isolate v.2019 chromosome 19, fAcaLat1.1, whole genome shotgun sequence. It encodes these proteins:
- the LOC119008996 gene encoding uncharacterized protein LOC119008996 isoform X4, which produces MEGSTMQHSFGLGPRSPNPPHGAQQAQGTGPPGAARPEEQPQQQQHHKPFFYIQPLQPYMPMQSMQWPVPMPMPVSYNPYYNYPGLGYGMPMMPNYQPNPYMEPPGFVIPHTHLHLMDYRRMLNPQYYQTMAYHSRRFRYQHNSQTREMTSSEVQTEPLSATQRTSTPSSSKVEASRGSPGVPTSQPLSPALVLRKLDHSLEVKDVVPPSTSTTRMTPKGNFVIQTEEVRIECCTTPGGLQVLHSHETAEVSHGFSQDMVQCSSILQGGVLQDKGLCLPADESEHSLQSCPDILLVGTPSSSEAIPALEESKNQTDNREAAPAHGEAQEMSGEKDLTPKNFQFRAVHMPYDPKYLDELRKMESTVWSMEDTLIPSPESLLQNDQTESHDEEAEVPSADVLTVIEKPPTDEVVPMIEMPSLTADELEDAVPTMEGLEDEMCAVAEETSHTAEVEHAPYLLLSDYSPLKAKQPRREQTLQDHQDTSFESLPAYLPSTSWLADFDTVYYCSKLPPTPKKQNRPPGNRGLDVPSRRRKLDLEYKEQPPVRKPKERYKPKGKVDRRSLSDHECCISRNFNENVFNPYVSKRERLCTRCLAKRRLCTPASPGLDGRNLQRKVPFQQRNDALLPTCEACKSHSTTGKHLMRKAARVDARGRHLGHDTEGESSENGSCRTKWRAADDLRKSNDLKRPLASKQNVDTHPAVMYPKLKEKNCGCNEPLHQSAAWERLRHCPHGNAIRQMDENCDLPVSLQDKWTHVDQTYQMQRWQTEKSQKAAMTNLDVDGYKNEARSQHFNKHKRSQPQSQD
- the LOC119008996 gene encoding uncharacterized protein LOC119008996 isoform X3 yields the protein MEGSTMQHSFGLGPRSPNPPHGAQQAQGTGPPGAARPEEQPQQQQHHKPFFYIQPLQPYMPMQSMQWPVPMPMPVSYNPYYNYPGLGYGMPMMPNYQPNPYMEPPGFVIPHTHLHLMDYRRMLNPQYYQTMAYHSRRFRYQHNSQTREMTSSEVQTEPLSATQRTSTPSSSKVEASRGSPGVPTSQPLSPALVLRKLDHSLEVKDVVPPSTSTTRMTPKGNFVIQTEEVRIECCTTPGGLQVLHSHETAEVSHGFSQDMVQCSSILQGGVLQDKGLCLPADESEHSLQSCPDILLVGTPSSSEAIPALEESKNQTDNREAAPAHGEAQEMSGEKDLTPKNFQFRAVHMPYDPKYLDELRKMESTVWSMEDTLIPSPESLLQNDQTESHDEEAEVPSADVLTVIEKPPTDEVVPMIEMPSLTADELEDAVPTMEGLEDEMCAVAEETSHTAEVEHAPYLLLSDYSPLKAKQPRREQTLQDHQDTSFESLPAYLPSTSWLADFDTVYYCSKLPPTPKKQNRPPGNRGLDVPSRRRKLDLEYKEQPPVRKPKERYKPKGKVDRRSLSDHECCISRNFNENVFNPYVSKRERLCTRCLAKRRLCTPASPGLDGRNLQRKVPFQQRNDALLPTCEACKSHSTTGKHLMRKAARVDARGRHLGHDTEGESSENGSCRTKWRAADDLRKSNDLKRPLASKQNVDTHPAVMYPKLKEKNCGCNEPLHQSAAWERLRHCPHGNAIRQMDENCDLPVSLQDKWTHVDQTYQMQRWQTAEKSQKAAMTNLDVDGYKNEARSQHFNKHKRSQPQSQD